AAAACAGTCCAGTCTGGGTCCTATAGACCCACAGTTTAATGGTATACCTGCTAACTTGATAATCAAGGAGTTTACACAGGCGCAGCAGGAACTGAGCCAGGATCCCAGTCGTACGCCATACTGGCAAATACGCCTTGCTAAGTATCCAGCAACCTGGTTTTATCAAGCAGAACTTGCAGTCCGGCGAGCAAAAGAAAACGTTCGCCAGTGGTTGCTTTCGAATATGTTTGAGGGAAGAGGTCCGGATGCTGACACTATGGTCAACCATATCGTTACTCAGCTTTCTGACTCCGATGCAAACATGGCTCATGATCGGCATATCCATATAGCTGAGTTACTCGAGTTAGGTATTTGTGTGACCCTCATGGAAGATGATCAGGAATTGCAAGATTTGATACTTGCAGTTCATCATAGCACGTGCCTGACGTTATCAAATACCAACGTATATCGGATTATTGAGAACCATGAAGGACGAGTGAATGTTCTTAGCCACGGCTGACGATCTGAACTGTCTGTCAGTTATTTTATAGGCTGCGCAACGCAACCGGACGGCCGAGCTGTGAAGGTAGGTGGTGATGCATGAAGGTGGAAGAGGTGGGACCCAAAGGGCCGTAGTCCGTCCGTTTGGAATGTTGGCGTGTTTTTGATATGCAGATGGGTTGTGTTCAATGGTTTGTGTTAAACCGCAATGTTACCATTAAACCGTAGGGGCAACCCCACGTGGTTGCCCAGCGTGTACGGTACACACCGTGAATCACACGAAACCGTAGGGGCGACCCCACGTGGTTGCCCTCACGAAACACAATCAAAAACCAGGTTAAAAACCATTGAACTGTCTAGTGCTGGCGTGCGGCCGTGCGCCAGCACGTCTTCCTCGTCAATAATAATGAATCTGGCTCCCCCTCCCTAAACGCGCCTGCGCGTTTGGGGAGGGCGGGGGTGGGGCCGGGGCCTAATCCCGGAAATTTACTATCAGCTTTGTTTTTCCGCTGCCCCAGTCAATGCGTTCCAGCGATGATTTGTTTGCCGGCAGGTTGTAGGTGAGCGACTTGACGTACTGCACCGCCTTGGTACCGTAGATAACGGCACCGGTGCCGGGGAGTACGTCTTCGTCGTTGACCGGACCAAGTGGTATGTTGTTCAGAGTGATTGATGAGTTCATTGATTCGACTACGTCACCGTCTGTAAACTCTACTGCCTGCAACATGGTTACCGTTACTGTAGTTATCATTTTTTTGTCTTTCGACAATGTGCCGGAAATTGTTCCGGTTTTAAGTGATGTCATCTGACTGGTGATTCTATCTCTGCACTCAATAGTTGCCGAAAATGAATCTCCGTTCCAGACCAGTGCATCGCATGGTTCACGAGTCAGAGCGTATGCATTGAGAAAGGTTAAAAAGTTGGAACGGCTACCGTCGGACATTAGAATCGGACCCTTATTTTCTTCCGTCGGTTTAATTGAATAGTCGGCTATCTGAATAAAGAGATACCGCCACGGTGCACCAACAGTGATGGTTGTGGTTGCAGTGTCGATATCCTTGCCTTTGTCAAGGTCGTGCAGAATAATGCCAATCGTGAACTGACCGCCCTCCTCAAAGATGTGGCTGATTGTGCTGTCGCCGGTTACCGATATTGGTTTTTCGGATTCCGGGAAGTACCAGTCGAATCTGGCACGTTTGGGTGCAGTGCCGTTGGTGCGGGCGATGAATTTTACCTTGGCTCCGACATCCACAGTCGTATCTGCAGGCGTTATGGTAAGCCCCTTTCTCATAATTGTGAACCACTTGAAATCAATATATTTATCACTTTTCTTTGTTGGGGCGTTAACCGAGCCATACGCATACAGGCCGACGAGTTTTTCGCCGGTGTTTGTCAGAGTTGCTGTTATGGTGCCGGCTGATGCCGAACCAAATTTGTTGCCGTCAGGCGTGTAGAGTACGGCATCGATCAGGTTGTCGGACGGGTATTGGTACTCGCATGACGGACATCGTACCTGCAGTGAGATTTTTCCGTCGGCATCGGTAAACAGGGTATCACGAGCGGCTGCCTCAAACTCGTTTGTTTCAGGGTTTTTTTGGAAGAGCTGCCATTCCGGAAAGATATCATCTCCGATAGTAGATTTTTCTAATTTCTTCCATTCGGCATCTATTCCCTCGTGGTTAATCATTGCCGTCTTTGCTACGTAACGTATTCTTGGGAAGGGGTGTCCAAGGCTGCTTGCATTAGCCCCGCTGTAATAAGGTGAGAAGGTACTGCCGGCCGGTATTGTGATTTCGCGATTAGTTTTTCCGGGATAGTTCGGGTCGGCAACCCATACCTTTCCCTGACCCGCCTTGTAGGCAATGAGTGCGTGACCACCCACTTCGCCCCGAATTGTCACATATTGAGGCTTACCGGTAATCTTCATTCCATACACAAACGAGAGGTAGTGCAAACTGTCGGCCGAGTACGCCGACGTACCAACACTATCGAACCGCTTCAGCCATACAACTCTGTTATCCCAGTCGAGTTTCGACTGTACAACCGATGCGAGCCGGTAACCGCGTGAGTTGTCCTGCCACAGCTTCGGGTTTTCAGTCATACTGTAGCGGTTATACAGTGCCGGCAGGTGTTCCCGCTGTTTCTTCATCGTGAAGTACCACATTGCCGATATTGACTGCCCGGCACAGTGTCCGCCCGGTGCGATATACGACCCGTAGTTGGTGAACTCCCAGTCGTCTACACCCGGCGTAAAATTCGTATTCTGGATTCCCGAGAGTTCATTCTTATCTACCGAGGCTACAATAAGATCGACGTATGACTTTGAGCCCTGAATTCCCCCCTTGGTACCATCAGACAGACGCCTGCCTTCTACGTGGGCCGTGAGCAGGGTGATGGCATCATTTGCGAGTGACGATGCCGGAATGCCTTCCAGCTCGCCTGTTTCTTCGTCATAAAAGAAGCCCATTGCAAAGTGGTTTGGCGGCAGTGATATCGGAATGGTGATGGTAAAGGGGCTTTTGGCATAGCCCCCTCCGTTATCAATCCGAATCAGTGGTGTTAACGGGTTGAATGCGGTACCAAACGTATGCTTTACTACCGGTGCCGCCGAAACCGTGAAATGGACACCCTGCGAAAAGGCATCTGCGGGAGTGGTGATGGTAATACCGCCGGCGGCTGGTGACGATGAAACTGAGCCCCCTCCCGGCGGAAGCGAAAACGATTCGGATGCCGCACGGTCGCCTACGGTGATCGTGCCCGCATTCGGGTCGGAAGGTGAAACCGGAGAGTCGGTGGGGCAGCCTGTAAGTAACAGTGCAGCTATCGCTATTGCAAAAGCGGAAATGGTAGTACGCATGCGAGATTTTGGTGTGTGAACGATACTTACAAGTTAGATTTTGCTCCTGTCCGGAACAATGACTTTTGTCACACTGTACGCGTAAAACCGGAGGGTTTATAGTCACTTCACTCTGTCGGATAAGTAGCTTTGTACAACAGATTAGTGAGAATCACTGAAGGAATATCGTGGCATCGATAATAGAGTACGGTGGCATTACTCCCAAACTGCATGAATCGGTATTTGTGGCTCATGGCGCCGTTATTCTGGGCGACGTTGAGATTGGTGAACACAGCTCGGTATGGTTTAACTGCGTGCTGCGTGGCGATGTACACGAAATCCGTATTGGCAGCCGTACCAATATCCAAGATCTTACCATGTGCCATACCACCTATAACAAACATCCGCTGCATATAGGCAACAACGTTACTATCGGACACCATGCGATGCTGCATGGATGTACCGTTGGCAACAGTGTTCTGGTAGGCATGCAGGCTACGTTGCTTGATGGATCGGTGATCGGGAATTACAGCATGGTGGCCGCAGGTACCGTTGTACGGCAGGGCTTTGTTGTGCCTGACGGTGTTCTGGTTGCCGGTGTACCCGGCAAGATCATCCGTGAGCTTACGCAGCAGGAACGTACGTTTCTTGATGAAAGTGCGCAAAACTATATCGACTACATTCACAGTTACCGAAATCATTACAACGTTAGAACTCAACGGGGGCACCAATGAAAAAAACAAAAGCATCGCTCGGCGGAGCACTTACCACGATATTAATCTTTACTGCCATCGGTGTGCTTGGAATGGCGTTCGCCGGCTTCTACACCGGTGAATGGCTGTATTTTGTGGCCGGCGGACTCTTTGCAATTAGCGGTGTAAGCGGCGTGTTTGTTGTGAGGGCATTGCGGGCTACCATTGAAAAGAACAAGTAAGCGATACCAGGATAAAAACAAAATAGGTTACAATAAATATAATGAATTCACTGCTGCCCAATTTCAGATCTGAGGTAAGCATATCCGTTCACACTGCTGAATCGGAACAGATGCTCATCCTGAACGATCCGTATGGTATTGCCGACGGACCCATCATGCTGCACCCCGACATGGTGCATATTCTGGAACATTGCGATGGCGAAACATCCTGGGAAGCATTTGCTGACGCCATGGGAATCCCGGCCGACAGTGCCGAGATTGCCAATGCAAGGATGTTTATCCGGCAACTGGATACCATGGGCTACTTTGAAACACCCCGTCTGGCTGAACTCCGCACACACATGGAAAACGCCTGGAACAGCAGTTCTCTCAGACCTCCCGTTTGCGCCGGAAGTACCTATCCCGCAGACCCCGACGAGCTGAAACAACTGCTGGATACCATGGACTCCCTGAACAGTCAGCCCGCACAGCCCTGCTCCGCCGCACTTGTCCCGCATATTGACTTTCGGGTAGCAGGCCAGGCATACGCCCACGGACTTCAGGCAATTCGTGGCCTGAATGCCGACATTGTTTTCATGATCGGTACCTCGCATTACTGGGCCGATACCATGGTGATCCTTACCAACAAATCATACACCACTCCGCTGGGGACGCTGCAGACCGACACCCACGTTGTTGATGAACTTCGCACAGAACTTTTGGGAAAGGGGCTTGGGCTTGCCTCCACTGATGTTGCCCATAAACCCGAACATTCACTTGAACTCCACGCAGTGCTCCTCCAGCACGTGTACCCGTCACGCCCGATCAGAGTTGTACCCGTCCTGGTTGCCGACACCGGGCTGGACCCTAATGAAGCAGCCCGACAGATGCAGGCTGTTGCCGAAGCATGCCGGACCGTTGCCGGCCGGTGCACCGGGAAAGTTGGCTGGCTTATCAGCGGCGATATGTCGCACTATGGCCTCCGGTTTGGTCATAACCAAGCCGCTGAAACCATGGTGCAAGGCGTCCACGATACCGACGCCGAACTGCTGAACCTGCTTGCATCCGGTGATACCAGCAGCTTCCATACCCGTATCTCCAACAGCGGAAACTACACCAACATCTGCGGCTACGTACCCCTGATGGTAGGTTTGCAAGCCTGCAACGCCGGCACCGGCACAACCATGCACCATGCACTATGGAACGATGCCGAAACCGGCAGCGCCGTCAGCTTTGCCGTGATGTCATGGTAACGAAACCATAGCCCCCTCCAAAAATTCCTTTCCCTCCTTGCCGATTATCCAAACTTTCCGTACTTTTGCAGGCTCTAATCGTTTCAACGTATTATCAAAGCTCCCCGTGGGGAGGACTTGTATGTCACATAACCAGAAAATCACAAATTCACTGCGCAAGGAAGATGCCACGCACAACTGGTGGGTGGTAGATGCTGCAGGGCAGACAGTAGGCCGCCTGGCAACCCAGGTAGCCACACTTTTACGCGGTAAGCATAAACCTGACTTTACCCCTCACGTTGATAACGGCGACTTTGTTGTTGTTATTAATGCAGAGCAGATTGTTATGCAGGGGAAGCGTGCCGAGCAGAAAACGTACTTCCACTATACCGGATACCCGGGCGGTGGCAGGGTGCGGACGTTTAAGGATCTTAAGGAAAACAAACCCGAAGAGATCGTAGAACTGGCGGTACGTGGCATGCTGCCGAAAACCAGCCTTGGCCGTGCCATTGGCAAGAAGCTCAAGGTGTACCGCAGCAGCGAGCATCCGCACGAAGCACAGCAGCCCAAACCATTTGCCCTAAAGGCCTGATACCGACATTAACTGAACGAGAATAGCATGAAGACATATTCAGGAACCGGACGTCGGAAAACAAGCGTAGCCCAGGTACGGCTGATGAGCGGTACAGGCAACGTACTGATTAACCGGTCAGCTCTGGAAGATTATTTTCCAATTGAAACATACAGGCAGGACGCACTGCTGCCCATGGTATTAACCGGCACCAATAAGCAGTTCGACGTGAACGTGAACGTTCGCGGCGGTGGCAAGGCCGGTCAGGCAGGAGCCGTACGCCTTGGCGTTGCCAGGGCGCTGCTGGATTACAACGAAGAGTTCCGTACCGTGCTGCGTCCGGCGGGCGTACTTACCCGCGACCCCCGTATGGTTGAGCGTAAAAAGTACGGTCAGAAAAAAGCACGGAAGCGCTTCCAGTTCTCCAAGCGGTAATGCTTACCTGCACTGTCCGCCGGGTTTCCCTGCGGACAGTGCGTTTACACAGAAATTACAACACCATGCCTGTGGAGACAAAGCCACGGACGCCCCTCGGGGGTGCGGCTGCGTTGACGAAGCAGGCACACGATTATCCACCAATTTACTCGAGGTTTACTATGGCGGTTGTCACCGTCGAAGCTCTTCTGGAAGCCGGCGCCCATTTTGGACACCTGACGCGCCGCTGGAATCCCAAAATGCGCAACTTCATCTTCATGGAGCGTAACGGGATCCACATCATTGATTTACGGAAAACCCAGCTCTTGCTGGATATAGCACGCGAGGCTGCCTACGATGTGGCATCGCACGGTCGCGGTGTTCTCTTTGTAGGCACCAAGAACCAGGCGCGTCCCGCCATTGAAGCAGAAGCACGCCGGAGTGGTTCGAATTACGTCAGCGAGCGCTGGCTGGGCGGCATGCTTACCAACTTTAGCACCATCCGCAAGTCCATCAAACGTTTGAGCGCCATCGACAAAATGGAAGTTGACGGCACCTTTGAGAAGATTACCAAGAAGGAACGGTTGATGCTGAGCCGCGAACGCGAACGTTTACGTAAGGTGTTTGGCGGTATCGAAGACATGACGCGGATCCCGGGTTTGCTGTTCGTGGTTGACACCAAGCGTGAGCACCTGGCAATCAAGGAAGCCAAAATCCTGGGCATCCCCGTGGTTGGCATCGTTGATACCAACAGCGATCCCGAAGAAGTTGATTATCCGATACCTGCCAATGACGACTCGATTCATACAATTGACATCATGGCAAAGGTGATTGCCGATGCCGTGCTCCAGGGCAGGGAAATTGCCCGCGTAAAAGCCGCCGATACCGCAGCTTCCGGCGAAATGCTCGCCAAGGAAACCGAGCAGACAGATGACGGCAAGGTACGCCGTCAGATGCGCGGCCGACGCAAGGCAGAGTCGGGCGAAGCCGAGGGCTAAGCCCCGACCCAAACGCCGGGCCGGCACCCGCAACCCGTACCACCGGCACGGCATTACTCTTCAACAAGTTTTAACGATTATCACAACGGAATAACTACCATGGCAATAACTGCAGCAGATGTAAAAGAACTGCGCGATAAAACAGGCGCCGGAATGGCGGACTGTAAACGAGCCCTTGAAGAATCGAACGGCGATACCCAGGCAGCTATCGAATGGCTGCGCAA
This is a stretch of genomic DNA from Ignavibacteria bacterium. It encodes these proteins:
- the rplM gene encoding 50S ribosomal protein L13 encodes the protein MSHNQKITNSLRKEDATHNWWVVDAAGQTVGRLATQVATLLRGKHKPDFTPHVDNGDFVVVINAEQIVMQGKRAEQKTYFHYTGYPGGGRVRTFKDLKENKPEEIVELAVRGMLPKTSLGRAIGKKLKVYRSSEHPHEAQQPKPFALKA
- the rpsB gene encoding 30S ribosomal protein S2 — encoded protein: MAVVTVEALLEAGAHFGHLTRRWNPKMRNFIFMERNGIHIIDLRKTQLLLDIAREAAYDVASHGRGVLFVGTKNQARPAIEAEARRSGSNYVSERWLGGMLTNFSTIRKSIKRLSAIDKMEVDGTFEKITKKERLMLSRERERLRKVFGGIEDMTRIPGLLFVVDTKREHLAIKEAKILGIPVVGIVDTNSDPEEVDYPIPANDDSIHTIDIMAKVIADAVLQGREIARVKAADTAASGEMLAKETEQTDDGKVRRQMRGRRKAESGEAEG
- a CDS encoding gamma carbonic anhydrase family protein — protein: MASIIEYGGITPKLHESVFVAHGAVILGDVEIGEHSSVWFNCVLRGDVHEIRIGSRTNIQDLTMCHTTYNKHPLHIGNNVTIGHHAMLHGCTVGNSVLVGMQATLLDGSVIGNYSMVAAGTVVRQGFVVPDGVLVAGVPGKIIRELTQQERTFLDESAQNYIDYIHSYRNHYNVRTQRGHQ
- a CDS encoding ATP-dependent Clp protease proteolytic subunit — translated: MNACHGLATKKETGLDLILHTPGGSIGATEAIVHYLRQMFGCNIRVIVPQIAMSAGTMIALASKEIILGKQSSLGPIDPQFNGIPANLIIKEFTQAQQELSQDPSRTPYWQIRLAKYPATWFYQAELAVRRAKENVRQWLLSNMFEGRGPDADTMVNHIVTQLSDSDANMAHDRHIHIAELLELGICVTLMEDDQELQDLILAVHHSTCLTLSNTNVYRIIENHEGRVNVLSHG
- the rpsI gene encoding 30S ribosomal protein S9, whose amino-acid sequence is MKTYSGTGRRKTSVAQVRLMSGTGNVLINRSALEDYFPIETYRQDALLPMVLTGTNKQFDVNVNVRGGGKAGQAGAVRLGVARALLDYNEEFRTVLRPAGVLTRDPRMVERKKYGQKKARKRFQFSKR
- the amrB gene encoding AmmeMemoRadiSam system protein B, with the protein product MNSLLPNFRSEVSISVHTAESEQMLILNDPYGIADGPIMLHPDMVHILEHCDGETSWEAFADAMGIPADSAEIANARMFIRQLDTMGYFETPRLAELRTHMENAWNSSSLRPPVCAGSTYPADPDELKQLLDTMDSLNSQPAQPCSAALVPHIDFRVAGQAYAHGLQAIRGLNADIVFMIGTSHYWADTMVILTNKSYTTPLGTLQTDTHVVDELRTELLGKGLGLASTDVAHKPEHSLELHAVLLQHVYPSRPIRVVPVLVADTGLDPNEAARQMQAVAEACRTVAGRCTGKVGWLISGDMSHYGLRFGHNQAAETMVQGVHDTDAELLNLLASGDTSSFHTRISNSGNYTNICGYVPLMVGLQACNAGTGTTMHHALWNDAETGSAVSFAVMSW